A portion of the Calothrix sp. 336/3 genome contains these proteins:
- a CDS encoding Arm DNA-binding domain-containing protein, whose protein sequence is MPMKKKTPTGRAFKGSVKAILSNGRIQLRFHFAGKRHYISTGYPDTPQHWKLAQLKAAELEKDILYERFDPQDLSKYTLEGSSRRSRFAPSPQKNQPTLTQLWEKYVEFKRPNVSPSTLAKDYKNIERCVNLHLPKKSIADAVAIRDWLVANKPANSAKRILTQINACCDWAVKSQLIESNPFVGMAADIRVPKGESEDTDINPFSLEERDRIIEGFKSDRHYKHYAPLIEFLFMTGCRPSEGVALQWKHIVDDFGTIRFEQAVVESETGLVCKKGLKTQKKRSFPVNPKLAGLLRSIKPEDGTGETKVFPAPKGGWIDAHNLTNRAWHKVLERIGVEYRKLYQTRHTFITAALETPIMMSDGKMRFLEAKDIAKLVGTSAKMIYEHYAGARKELFVPEF, encoded by the coding sequence ATGCCAATGAAAAAGAAAACGCCTACTGGCAGGGCTTTTAAAGGTTCTGTTAAAGCTATTCTTTCTAATGGACGCATCCAGTTGCGCTTCCACTTTGCTGGCAAGCGTCATTATATTTCCACGGGCTATCCCGACACTCCCCAGCACTGGAAGTTAGCCCAACTCAAAGCCGCAGAACTTGAAAAAGATATTTTGTACGAACGCTTCGACCCCCAGGATTTGAGCAAGTACACCCTCGAAGGTTCGAGTCGTCGATCGCGATTTGCCCCATCTCCACAGAAAAATCAGCCGACCCTTACCCAGTTATGGGAAAAATATGTGGAATTTAAGCGACCGAATGTGTCTCCCAGCACCTTGGCTAAGGATTACAAAAATATTGAGCGTTGTGTCAATTTACACTTACCAAAGAAGTCGATCGCAGATGCAGTGGCAATTCGTGATTGGTTGGTTGCCAATAAACCAGCGAACTCAGCCAAGCGAATTTTGACCCAAATCAATGCCTGTTGCGATTGGGCTGTTAAATCGCAGTTAATCGAGAGTAATCCATTTGTGGGGATGGCTGCGGATATTCGGGTTCCCAAGGGAGAGTCGGAGGATACGGATATTAATCCTTTTTCTTTGGAGGAGAGGGATAGAATTATTGAGGGTTTCAAGAGCGATCGCCACTACAAACATTACGCTCCTTTAATCGAATTTCTGTTTATGACAGGTTGCAGACCATCGGAAGGGGTTGCGTTGCAGTGGAAGCATATTGTCGATGACTTTGGGACGATACGATTCGAGCAAGCGGTGGTGGAGTCGGAAACTGGTTTGGTTTGTAAGAAGGGGTTGAAAACTCAGAAAAAACGTTCTTTCCCGGTAAATCCCAAGTTGGCTGGGTTATTACGTTCCATCAAACCAGAAGATGGGACGGGTGAAACGAAGGTATTTCCCGCACCCAAAGGTGGTTGGATTGATGCCCATAATTTGACTAATCGAGCTTGGCATAAAGTATTGGAAAGAATTGGGGTCGAGTATCGCAAGCTGTATCAAACCAGGCATACTTTTATTACCGCAGCCTTGGAAACACCGATTATGATGTCCGATGGAAAAATGAGGTTTTTGGAAGCCAAGGATATCGCCAAATTAGTGGGTACGAGTGCAAAGATGATTTACGAGCATTATGCGGGGGCGAGAAAGGAGTTGTTTGTGCCCGAGTTTTAG
- the drmD gene encoding DISARM system SNF2-like helicase DrmD, which yields MNLEAGQIIRVRSRQYLVEDVVAGLSPESDTLVRLSCLDDDALGESLEVLWEREIDAEYIGATNWDLVASRGFDDARLFSAYLHTLRWNCVTSTDAKLFQAPYRAGIEVKAYQLEPLRKALLMPRVALFIADDVGLGKTIEAGLILREMLMRQKVRRVVISCPPSVVRQWRDEMESRFGLTFMILDREFVASRRQERGYGVNPWATHNRFIISHALLRDESYAAPLRDWLSDFSPGSMLILDEAHNAAPASATKYAVDSQLTRTVRDLAPRFEHKLFLSATPHNGHSNSFAALLEILDPQRFCRGVPVRNPKLLDTVMVRRLKRDLREIGEDFPERQVIPIIIDRLPENAPELQLSRLLQEYSQLREERLKEASKSTQKSAMLVITSLQKRLLSSIEAFARTLKVHRAAIAKQAANVGMAQKTQRSLPLLWESPGADDDRAELPEDEVQAEEDAQMVVATGQAVVSGLTARELELLEEMSEIANAARYQPDPRIRELSNWIRSNLCPNLRQPDAVWNERRVIIFTEYTDTKGYLKQQLEALIADSLQENRRIGVFHGGMGEERREEIKLAFNADPSRHPLRILIATDAAREGVNLQNNCADLFHFDVPWNPSRMEQRNGRIDRKLQRSPVVRCHYFVFRQREEDKVLDVLIRKTETIQRELGSLSPVVEKNLSRLLSKGIRHQEADKITADIENAELPNVEVVREELEEISLQKEQLVKQVEELQGMLKTSQEWLGLDDRHFRDAISASLEILGATQLTPVNANEAANDPTTARWVVPSLEQRFGNDPTWFSTLDTLRLPRKHGQKPWEWRREAPIRPIIFRDPGTLDGDVVHLHLEHRLAQRLLGRFLSQGFTHNELTRACVCLTDDPLPKVLILGRLSLYGERAARLHDEVIAVAAEWSDPVTRGRKKLQPLPEGQKDEVLGLLENSLASPRLREVSPAIKQRLCQSAAQDVADLTPSLNKRAEILAERAKRKLTARGEKEAQEMKKILEEQRDRILNRQQEIKAIQLSLFPDEEQRQLESDRRHWDKRLNLLSDELVREPARIEAAYEVKAVRVEPVGIVYLYPISG from the coding sequence ATGAACCTTGAAGCCGGACAAATCATTCGAGTACGCTCTCGACAGTACCTTGTAGAAGATGTCGTTGCTGGATTATCTCCAGAGTCGGATACTTTGGTGCGTCTTTCGTGTCTGGATGACGATGCTTTAGGAGAATCACTAGAAGTTTTGTGGGAACGGGAAATTGATGCTGAATATATAGGTGCAACAAATTGGGATTTAGTTGCTAGCAGAGGCTTTGATGATGCACGATTATTTTCTGCTTACTTGCATACACTGCGATGGAACTGTGTTACCTCCACAGATGCAAAACTATTTCAGGCACCTTATCGGGCAGGTATTGAGGTCAAGGCTTATCAGTTGGAACCCTTGCGTAAAGCTTTGTTGATGCCAAGAGTTGCTTTATTTATCGCTGATGATGTAGGTTTGGGCAAAACCATTGAAGCTGGGCTGATTCTCCGGGAAATGTTAATGCGCCAAAAAGTCAGGCGTGTCGTTATTTCCTGTCCACCATCAGTGGTGCGACAATGGCGTGATGAAATGGAAAGCCGCTTCGGACTCACTTTTATGATTCTCGATCGTGAGTTTGTGGCTTCCCGTCGTCAAGAACGGGGTTATGGTGTTAATCCATGGGCAACCCACAACCGTTTTATTATCTCCCATGCCCTGCTGCGGGATGAAAGCTATGCTGCACCGTTGCGGGATTGGTTGAGTGATTTTTCTCCAGGTTCGATGCTGATTTTAGATGAGGCTCATAATGCAGCCCCAGCAAGTGCGACAAAATATGCTGTAGATTCGCAACTAACGCGGACAGTGCGGGACTTAGCACCCAGATTTGAGCATAAGTTGTTTCTTTCTGCAACTCCCCACAATGGTCACTCTAACAGTTTCGCAGCTCTACTGGAAATTCTCGACCCGCAACGGTTTTGTCGGGGTGTACCAGTTCGCAACCCCAAATTGCTCGATACTGTTATGGTGCGGCGTTTAAAGCGGGATTTGCGAGAAATTGGCGAAGATTTTCCTGAACGCCAAGTTATTCCCATTATTATTGATAGATTACCGGAGAATGCACCGGAGTTACAGCTATCGCGGTTATTACAGGAATATTCTCAGTTACGAGAGGAACGACTCAAGGAAGCATCAAAATCAACACAGAAGTCGGCGATGCTGGTAATTACATCTCTGCAAAAGCGCTTACTCTCATCCATTGAAGCATTTGCTCGGACTTTGAAAGTACATCGGGCTGCGATCGCAAAGCAAGCTGCAAATGTTGGTATGGCTCAGAAAACACAAAGAAGTTTACCGTTACTGTGGGAATCTCCTGGTGCTGACGACGATCGCGCCGAACTTCCGGAAGATGAGGTACAAGCGGAAGAAGATGCTCAAATGGTGGTAGCGACGGGACAGGCTGTTGTCTCTGGGTTGACAGCACGGGAATTAGAATTATTAGAAGAAATGTCCGAGATAGCAAATGCTGCCCGTTACCAACCAGACCCCAGAATTAGAGAATTGTCAAATTGGATTCGTAGCAATCTCTGTCCGAATTTGAGGCAACCTGATGCTGTTTGGAATGAACGCCGGGTAATTATATTTACTGAATACACGGATACTAAAGGGTACTTAAAACAACAATTAGAAGCCTTAATTGCAGATTCCCTACAGGAGAACCGACGCATCGGTGTTTTTCACGGTGGGATGGGGGAAGAACGTCGGGAGGAAATTAAGTTAGCTTTTAATGCCGATCCATCCCGTCATCCTTTGCGTATCCTGATTGCGACCGACGCGGCGCGGGAGGGGGTAAACTTACAAAATAATTGTGCTGACCTGTTTCATTTTGATGTACCTTGGAACCCCAGCCGCATGGAACAGCGTAATGGACGTATTGACAGAAAATTACAGCGATCGCCTGTTGTTCGCTGTCACTATTTTGTTTTTCGTCAGCGAGAGGAAGATAAGGTATTAGATGTGCTGATTAGAAAAACCGAGACGATTCAAAGGGAGTTGGGTAGTCTGTCTCCGGTGGTAGAGAAAAATTTATCAAGGTTGTTGTCCAAGGGTATCCGTCATCAGGAAGCAGATAAAATCACTGCGGATATAGAAAACGCAGAGTTACCAAATGTGGAAGTAGTTCGAGAAGAATTAGAAGAAATTAGCTTGCAGAAAGAACAGTTAGTTAAGCAGGTGGAAGAACTGCAAGGGATGCTGAAAACATCCCAAGAATGGTTGGGATTGGACGATCGCCATTTTCGAGATGCGATTTCTGCTTCTTTAGAAATTTTGGGAGCAACTCAGCTAACACCTGTAAATGCTAATGAAGCTGCTAACGACCCGACTACAGCCCGTTGGGTAGTACCATCATTAGAGCAACGCTTTGGGAATGACCCGACTTGGTTTAGTACTTTAGATACTTTACGTCTACCGCGAAAACACGGTCAAAAGCCTTGGGAATGGCGGCGAGAAGCTCCCATCCGTCCGATAATTTTCCGCGACCCCGGTACGTTGGATGGGGATGTGGTTCACTTACATTTGGAACATCGACTAGCACAGAGGTTATTGGGACGCTTTTTATCCCAAGGGTTTACCCATAATGAGTTAACCCGTGCTTGCGTTTGTCTTACGGATGACCCCTTACCGAAAGTGTTAATTTTAGGACGGTTATCTTTATATGGGGAAAGGGCTGCAAGACTTCATGATGAAGTGATTGCTGTAGCTGCGGAGTGGTCAGACCCAGTAACGAGAGGGCGTAAAAAGTTACAGCCACTCCCAGAAGGACAGAAAGACGAGGTTTTGGGTTTACTAGAAAACTCCCTAGCATCTCCCCGGTTGCGAGAGGTTTCCCCAGCTATAAAACAGAGGCTTTGTCAGTCAGCAGCGCAGGATGTAGCAGATTTGACCCCAAGTTTAAACAAACGTGCGGAAATTTTAGCGGAACGTGCCAAGAGAAAGCTGACAGCAAGGGGAGAAAAGGAAGCGCAGGAAATGAAGAAGATTTTAGAAGAACAGCGCGATCGCATTCTCAATCGTCAGCAGGAAATTAAAGCGATTCAGCTAAGTTTGTTTCCCGATGAGGAACAGCGTCAATTAGAAAGCGATCGCCGTCACTGGGATAAACGATTAAATTTGCTATCCGATGAATTGGTGCGGGAACCTGCAAGGATTGAAGCTGCCTATGAGGTAAAAGCGGTACGGGTTGAACCTGTGGGTATCGTTTATTTGTATCCGATTAGCGGTTAG
- a CDS encoding Eco57I restriction-modification methylase domain-containing protein — MAIDPEIIRHKEWLGFLQPVGLVVSPPALVKAQAVVNRNVVDLQQSLLAAVDESGKIADFPAFVVSVLNWDNSDLIAPSPEYEVVLPDYGEVLAPSYIVPDPDGDKAQILVQVISADLELDEIAPSVGKSHGWQTTPQAKFERLLRETQIPIGLLCNGKLLRLVYAPRGESSGHLTFPVQAMCEVSGRLILGAMEMLLSSFRVFSAPDGRILKNLLEDSRKYQAEVSTTLANQVLDALWELLRGFQMADAAVNGKLLGEIAVTDPQKIYGGLITTLMRLVFLLYAEDEGLMPPDDVYQRNYSVSGLYEKLREDASNYPDTMDGRYGAWAWLLSLFRLVYDGGGQTPEYLPARHGQLFDPDEYGFLSGRTPPRKRGGEQEQELPPVNGGIEGGSWEIPRIPDDVVYRMLEKLLILEGDRLSYRSLDVEQIGSVYEGIMGFAVERAESPSIGVYSKPKGSKVSTTVVVDIAAILAAKSGDRTKLLKEWANCEVSGNAAKELKAAQTLDDVVAALGRKVSHQTPYILPVGSLYLQPGEERRRSGSHYTPRSLTKPIVETTLRPVLAALGEKPTAEQILSLKVCDLAMGSGAFLVETCRQLAEKVVEAWEREEGESGGVGEWGSKNSPSSLSFSEEPLLIARRLVAQRCLYGVDKNPFAVNLAKLSLWLVTLAKDLPFTFIDHALKCGDSLVGLRKEQIGSFGKDTTDDLPLFIYLKEQLDRARILRAQIQELDTRSDADDDQKRGYLYKIEQELHEARLTGDVRIAAFFEESNKKQREERETEIAELVRKWRYHQADTEGLEEIASRLRSGNKGVIPFNWDIEFPEVFEKGDRNNNPGFDAIVGNPPFAGKNTTINANAPGYQDWLKEVYPESHGNADLVAFFFRRAFEILRKGGTFGLIATNTIAQGDTRNTGLRWICQHQGTIYNAQKRVKWAGQAAVVVSVINVFKGIYQAKKLLDNREVPLISAFLFHAGGNENPTVLLANAEKSFQGSIVLGMGFTFDDTNPEATPIAEMHRLIEKDAKNAERIFPYIGGEEVNSSPTHTHQRYTIDFFDMSEEEAWEYPDLMQIVKDKVKPIRDVQKRDALRIRWWQYAEKRPGLVRAIASCDRVLVCLFCNKYLSFTFLTSECVFANTLNIFPLATYSAFCTLQSRIHEIWARFFGSSLEDRLRYTPTDCFETFPFPENWETNPTLEAIGQEYYEYRAALMVRNNQGLTDTYNRFHDPEERDPDILKLRTLHTAMDKAVLEAYGWGDISTDCTFLLDYEDADEEETNKRKKPWRYRWTEEVHDEVLARLLELNKERAKMEEIGGKKAEKKSKAKGTKKKTSKPRKIKADEPIIPGLNVE, encoded by the coding sequence ATGGCGATCGACCCAGAAATCATCAGACATAAAGAATGGTTGGGTTTTCTTCAACCTGTAGGATTGGTTGTGTCTCCCCCTGCGTTGGTAAAAGCGCAAGCGGTGGTAAATCGCAATGTGGTGGATTTACAACAATCGCTTTTAGCTGCGGTGGATGAGTCGGGTAAGATTGCTGATTTTCCTGCTTTTGTGGTTAGCGTATTAAATTGGGATAATTCTGACCTAATTGCACCATCCCCTGAATATGAGGTGGTGTTACCCGATTATGGGGAAGTTCTCGCACCTAGTTACATTGTCCCCGATCCGGACGGTGATAAGGCACAAATTTTGGTGCAAGTAATTTCTGCCGATCTAGAATTGGATGAAATTGCCCCTTCTGTGGGAAAATCTCATGGTTGGCAAACCACTCCCCAAGCCAAGTTTGAGCGGTTGTTGCGAGAGACGCAAATACCCATCGGTTTGCTATGTAATGGCAAGTTGCTGCGTTTGGTATATGCACCACGGGGTGAGTCTTCCGGACATTTGACCTTTCCCGTACAGGCAATGTGCGAGGTATCGGGAAGGCTGATTTTAGGAGCAATGGAAATGTTACTTTCCAGCTTCCGGGTATTTTCTGCCCCTGATGGTCGGATTTTGAAAAATTTGCTGGAAGATAGCCGCAAATATCAGGCAGAAGTTTCTACAACTTTGGCGAACCAAGTATTGGATGCTTTGTGGGAATTGCTACGTGGTTTCCAAATGGCGGATGCAGCAGTGAATGGTAAGCTTTTGGGAGAAATTGCTGTTACAGACCCCCAGAAGATATATGGTGGGTTAATTACTACGTTGATGCGGTTGGTATTTTTGCTCTACGCTGAGGACGAGGGTTTAATGCCACCTGACGATGTTTATCAGCGCAATTATTCTGTGTCTGGGTTGTATGAAAAGCTGCGGGAAGATGCGAGTAACTACCCGGATACGATGGATGGGCGTTATGGGGCTTGGGCTTGGCTGTTGAGCTTATTTCGTTTGGTTTACGATGGTGGTGGACAAACGCCGGAGTATTTACCAGCAAGGCACGGTCAGCTTTTTGACCCAGATGAGTATGGGTTTTTGTCAGGGAGAACCCCACCCCGCAAGCGAGGAGGGGAGCAAGAGCAGGAGCTTCCCCCTGTGAACGGGGGGATTGAGGGGGGTTCTTGGGAAATACCGCGAATTCCCGATGATGTGGTGTATCGGATGTTAGAAAAGCTACTAATTTTAGAAGGCGATCGCCTTTCTTATCGCTCCCTAGATGTGGAACAAATTGGCTCGGTGTATGAAGGGATTATGGGTTTTGCTGTAGAACGGGCAGAAAGTCCGAGTATTGGAGTTTACAGTAAACCCAAGGGGTCAAAGGTTTCTACGACGGTGGTGGTAGATATAGCAGCGATTTTGGCAGCAAAATCAGGCGATCGCACTAAATTACTCAAGGAATGGGCGAATTGTGAAGTATCGGGCAATGCCGCCAAGGAACTCAAAGCAGCCCAAACCCTTGATGATGTGGTGGCAGCGTTAGGGCGAAAGGTATCCCATCAAACACCGTATATTTTGCCAGTGGGTTCCTTGTATTTGCAACCGGGGGAAGAAAGAAGGCGATCGGGTTCCCATTATACGCCGCGATCGCTCACTAAACCCATTGTGGAAACTACGTTGCGTCCGGTATTGGCAGCTTTGGGGGAAAAACCGACTGCGGAACAGATTTTATCGTTGAAGGTTTGCGATTTGGCGATGGGTTCCGGTGCGTTTTTGGTGGAAACCTGTCGTCAATTGGCTGAGAAGGTTGTGGAAGCATGGGAACGTGAGGAGGGGGAGAGTGGGGGAGTGGGGGAGTGGGGGAGTAAGAATTCTCCTTCCTCTCTCTCTTTCTCCGAGGAACCGTTATTAATTGCCCGTCGGTTGGTTGCACAACGCTGTCTTTACGGGGTGGATAAAAACCCGTTTGCGGTGAATTTGGCGAAATTATCTTTATGGTTGGTGACGCTAGCGAAGGATTTACCGTTTACATTTATTGACCATGCGTTGAAATGTGGGGATTCCCTGGTAGGGTTGAGGAAGGAGCAAATAGGGTCTTTTGGGAAGGATACGACGGATGATTTACCGTTGTTTATATATTTGAAAGAGCAACTCGATCGTGCCAGGATTTTAAGAGCGCAAATTCAGGAGTTGGATACCCGCAGTGATGCTGATGATGACCAAAAGCGGGGTTATTTATATAAAATTGAGCAAGAATTGCACGAAGCGCGGTTAACAGGGGATGTGAGAATTGCCGCGTTTTTTGAGGAAAGTAATAAGAAGCAGCGAGAGGAGAGAGAAACTGAGATTGCAGAATTGGTGAGAAAGTGGCGGTATCACCAAGCTGATACTGAGGGTTTGGAGGAAATTGCTAGCAGGTTGCGGAGTGGGAATAAGGGAGTTATTCCGTTTAATTGGGATATTGAGTTTCCAGAGGTTTTTGAGAAGGGAGATAGGAATAATAATCCAGGATTTGATGCGATTGTGGGGAATCCACCGTTTGCGGGGAAAAATACGACAATTAATGCAAATGCACCCGGTTATCAAGATTGGTTAAAGGAAGTTTACCCAGAGTCTCATGGTAATGCCGATTTAGTAGCGTTTTTCTTCCGTCGTGCTTTTGAAATATTGCGAAAAGGTGGAACTTTTGGGTTAATTGCCACAAATACTATTGCCCAAGGTGATACTCGAAATACGGGATTGCGTTGGATTTGTCAGCATCAAGGCACAATTTATAATGCTCAAAAGCGGGTGAAATGGGCTGGACAAGCTGCGGTTGTGGTCAGCGTGATTAATGTATTTAAAGGAATTTATCAAGCCAAAAAGTTATTAGATAATCGAGAAGTTCCCCTAATTTCTGCGTTTCTATTTCATGCGGGAGGAAATGAAAACCCGACGGTATTGTTAGCGAATGCGGAAAAAAGCTTTCAAGGAAGTATTGTTTTAGGTATGGGTTTCACGTTTGATGATACTAACCCAGAGGCGACACCTATTGCAGAAATGCACCGTTTGATTGAGAAAGATGCAAAAAATGCTGAGAGGATTTTTCCTTATATTGGTGGGGAAGAGGTAAATAGCAGTCCAACTCACACACATCAAAGATATACCATTGATTTTTTCGATATGAGCGAGGAAGAAGCTTGGGAATATCCTGATTTAATGCAAATAGTAAAAGATAAGGTTAAGCCTATTCGTGATGTACAAAAGAGAGATGCTCTTCGTATTCGATGGTGGCAATATGCAGAAAAAAGACCTGGTTTGGTTAGAGCGATCGCATCATGCGATCGTGTGTTAGTTTGTCTATTCTGCAACAAATATTTGTCGTTTACTTTCCTAACTAGTGAATGTGTATTCGCTAATACGTTGAATATTTTTCCTTTAGCTACATACTCAGCATTTTGCACCCTGCAATCTCGCATCCACGAAATTTGGGCTAGATTTTTCGGTTCATCCTTGGAAGATCGACTTCGCTACACCCCCACAGACTGCTTTGAAACCTTCCCCTTCCCCGAAAACTGGGAAACCAACCCCACCCTAGAAGCCATAGGTCAAGAATACTACGAATACCGCGCCGCCTTAATGGTTCGCAACAACCAGGGACTAACCGACACCTACAACCGCTTCCACGACCCAGAAGAACGCGACCCTGATATCCTAAAATTACGCACCCTCCACACCGCAATGGATAAAGCCGTCCTGGAAGCTTACGGCTGGGGTGACATCTCCACCGACTGCACCTTCCTGCTAGACTACGAAGACGCAGACGAAGAGGAAACCAACAAGCGAAAAAAACCTTGGCGCTACCGTTGGACAGAAGAAGTCCACGATGAAGTATTAGCACGCCTCCTCGAACTTAACAAAGAGCGAGCAAAAATGGAAGAAATTGGTGGTAAAAAAGCGGAGAAGAAAAGCAAAGCGAAGGGTACAAAAAAGAAAACAAGCAAACCGCGTAAAATCAAAGCAGATGAGCCGATAATACCAGGGTTAAATGTAGAGTGA